A single region of the Variovorax paradoxus genome encodes:
- a CDS encoding serine/threonine-protein kinase, whose product MTTNASRNASSSAPADSQERPHPLGTGHRLDEFELLEVIGEGGFGIVYRAYDHSLQREVAIKEYMPSMLARRVGDDSVHVRSDRLTATFQAGLRSFINEARTLAQFSHPALVRVHRFWEANSTAYMAIQLYRGRTLRRLAEEEPSKISEAWLLGMLGPLLGALETLHRSQCFHRDIAPDNIFIQQDDLPVLLDFGAARKSIADLVDEVAVMVKSGYSPIEQYADDNTLLQGAWTDLYALGAVLYRAVTGHPPPSAVVRSVQDAYVPLSSLGRNDLSPAFCAAVDHTLAVHSKDRTQTVAAFAAELGLAKLGDTYVSGLAVPAVVVPPPAKAAPAVVPQPQRAAPAPAPAVVKEAAALAGTARAETASPEPVKPRPSQPEAGPERAPAPPPKTAAPARAAPVAAKPPPSPARKSSQPPWKLVGVLVIALLAVGAWIGLHLSSGRQETSTAMVPVPPPSGPMSADAPPPAVPPGESAPGGNVAAAPAGATPPAPAASAPAGSLTPLDNVPVIAPAPAAPPTAAVPPTATTPTTPATPVTPPEPALATSEVEDWNLAQAENTREGYEAYLRRYRRGLHAREARNAIAELNRLSPTVPAAPGTTPTNAVPTVVAGGATPPTQPAAPPGNGRVVLNIRPWGQVFVDGADRGVSPPLKSLSLRPGIYNIEVRNGDLDVYRQRVTVQDSRSAPVVSHEFK is encoded by the coding sequence ATGACGACCAACGCCAGCAGGAATGCCAGCAGCAGCGCGCCGGCCGATTCGCAAGAGCGGCCGCATCCGCTGGGCACGGGCCACAGGCTGGACGAGTTCGAGCTGCTCGAAGTGATCGGCGAAGGCGGCTTCGGCATCGTCTACCGCGCGTACGACCACTCGCTGCAGCGCGAAGTGGCCATCAAGGAATACATGCCTTCGATGCTGGCGCGCCGCGTGGGCGACGACAGCGTGCACGTGCGTTCCGACCGGCTCACCGCCACCTTCCAGGCGGGCCTGCGCAGCTTCATCAACGAGGCGCGCACGCTCGCGCAGTTCAGCCATCCGGCGCTGGTGCGGGTGCATCGCTTCTGGGAGGCGAACAGCACCGCCTACATGGCCATCCAGCTGTATCGCGGCCGCACGCTGCGCCGCCTGGCCGAGGAGGAGCCATCGAAGATTTCCGAAGCATGGCTGCTCGGGATGCTGGGACCGCTGCTCGGCGCGCTCGAAACGCTGCACCGCAGCCAGTGCTTTCACCGCGACATCGCGCCCGACAACATCTTCATCCAGCAGGACGACCTGCCGGTGCTGCTCGACTTCGGCGCGGCGCGCAAGTCGATTGCCGACCTGGTCGACGAAGTGGCGGTGATGGTGAAGTCGGGCTACTCGCCCATCGAGCAGTACGCCGACGACAACACGCTGCTGCAGGGCGCATGGACCGATCTGTATGCGCTGGGCGCCGTGCTGTACCGCGCGGTCACCGGGCATCCGCCGCCCTCGGCCGTGGTGCGCAGCGTGCAGGACGCGTATGTGCCCCTGTCGTCGCTGGGCCGTAACGACCTGAGCCCGGCGTTCTGCGCCGCCGTCGACCACACGCTGGCAGTGCACAGCAAGGACCGCACGCAAACCGTGGCGGCGTTCGCGGCCGAGCTGGGCCTGGCCAAGCTCGGCGATACCTATGTGAGCGGGCTGGCGGTGCCGGCCGTCGTTGTTCCTCCACCTGCGAAGGCTGCGCCCGCGGTGGTGCCGCAGCCGCAGAGAGCTGCGCCCGCACCGGCACCCGCCGTTGTGAAGGAGGCCGCTGCATTGGCCGGCACGGCACGCGCCGAAACCGCCTCGCCCGAACCGGTCAAGCCCAGGCCATCTCAGCCCGAGGCCGGCCCGGAGAGGGCTCCGGCTCCTCCACCCAAGACCGCCGCCCCCGCGCGTGCGGCACCGGTCGCTGCCAAGCCGCCGCCTTCGCCCGCCAGGAAATCGTCGCAGCCGCCATGGAAGCTGGTCGGCGTGCTGGTGATCGCGCTGCTGGCCGTCGGCGCCTGGATCGGCCTGCACCTGAGCTCCGGCCGGCAGGAAACATCGACCGCCATGGTGCCGGTGCCTCCGCCTTCGGGACCGATGTCTGCCGACGCGCCACCTCCGGCCGTGCCGCCGGGCGAAAGCGCACCGGGTGGCAACGTGGCGGCAGCGCCCGCCGGCGCCACTCCGCCGGCGCCTGCGGCCAGCGCGCCGGCCGGTTCGCTGACGCCGCTGGACAACGTGCCGGTGATTGCGCCCGCACCTGCGGCACCCCCCACCGCGGCCGTGCCGCCCACGGCCACTACCCCGACCACACCGGCCACGCCGGTCACACCGCCGGAGCCCGCTCTCGCCACCTCTGAAGTCGAAGACTGGAACCTGGCCCAGGCCGAGAACACGCGCGAAGGCTACGAGGCCTACCTGCGCCGGTACCGCCGCGGGTTGCATGCACGCGAGGCGCGCAACGCCATTGCCGAGCTGAACCGGCTCTCGCCCACCGTGCCCGCAGCCCCCGGCACCACGCCGACCAATGCCGTGCCCACCGTGGTGGCCGGCGGCGCCACGCCGCCCACGCAGCCGGCTGCTCCGCCCGGCAATGGGCGCGTGGTGCTCAACATCCGTCCCTGGGGCCAGGTGTTCGTCGACGGCGCCGACCGCGGTGTGAGCCCGCCGCTCAAGTCGTTGTCATTGCGCCCGGGCATCTACAACATCGAAGTGCGCAACGGCGATCTGGATGTGTACAGGCAGCGCGTGACCGTGCAGGACAGCCGCTCGGCGCCCGTGGTCAGCCACGAGTTCAAGTAG
- a CDS encoding MFS transporter, which translates to MNTPDPTPYNRRMVGWLSLGQLITWGSVFYGFALLMEPVERELGLSRAQSSLAFSLALLAEGALAWPVGRWIDRGHERAVMTGGSLVIVAGLLLHSVVHSALGFYAAWTLLGAGLAATLYSPAFSIVTRRFPNAFRRAIITLTFLGGLASTVFIPVVAWLIAELGWRHALWVLAAIHLFICVPLHARVLRHAPHPAAGSKAGWPRAGAAAAVAPASHYMRTAPFLLVGVFTVLLMAVTAALPPHMVSLLRGAGLSESWAIAVPASIGLVQVLGRALLYFFEHHFDLHLANRLIPCLIPLGLLALLAGAGSPGAALLFVFFYGMGNGMLTIVKGTAIAQYVNRDHVATLNGALGLPSAIARALAPLMLGVLWQPGTGYTLGLWMLLAASVVAVLALVGAQRWRRVPGAPT; encoded by the coding sequence GTGAATACACCCGACCCAACGCCCTACAACCGCCGCATGGTCGGGTGGCTGTCGCTCGGCCAGCTCATCACCTGGGGCAGCGTTTTCTACGGCTTCGCGCTGCTGATGGAGCCGGTCGAGCGCGAGTTGGGTCTGAGCCGGGCGCAGTCGTCGCTGGCCTTCAGCCTCGCGCTGCTGGCCGAAGGCGCCTTGGCGTGGCCGGTGGGCCGCTGGATCGACCGCGGCCATGAGCGGGCGGTGATGACGGGCGGCTCGCTGGTCATCGTGGCCGGCCTGCTGCTGCACAGCGTGGTGCACAGCGCCCTTGGCTTCTACGCGGCGTGGACGCTGCTCGGCGCAGGGCTTGCGGCCACGCTCTACAGCCCCGCGTTCTCCATCGTCACACGGCGCTTTCCCAACGCCTTTCGCCGCGCGATCATCACGCTGACTTTTCTCGGCGGGCTGGCGAGCACGGTGTTCATTCCGGTCGTGGCCTGGCTCATTGCGGAGCTCGGCTGGCGGCATGCGCTATGGGTGCTCGCGGCCATCCATCTTTTCATCTGTGTGCCGCTGCATGCGCGGGTGCTGCGGCATGCGCCCCATCCCGCAGCAGGTTCGAAAGCCGGGTGGCCACGCGCAGGCGCGGCGGCGGCTGTGGCGCCCGCAAGCCACTACATGCGCACAGCGCCGTTCCTGCTGGTGGGCGTTTTCACCGTGTTGCTGATGGCTGTCACGGCCGCGCTGCCGCCGCACATGGTGAGCCTGCTGCGCGGTGCGGGGCTGAGCGAGTCGTGGGCCATTGCCGTGCCCGCGAGCATCGGGCTGGTGCAGGTGCTGGGGCGGGCGCTGCTGTACTTCTTCGAGCACCACTTCGACCTGCATCTGGCGAACCGGCTGATTCCCTGCCTGATTCCGCTCGGCCTTCTTGCGTTGCTCGCGGGTGCGGGCAGCCCGGGCGCGGCGCTGCTGTTCGTGTTTTTCTATGGCATGGGCAACGGCATGCTCACCATCGTGAAGGGCACCGCGATCGCGCAATACGTGAACCGCGACCATGTGGCCACGCTCAACGGCGCACTGGGCTTGCCGAGCGCCATCGCCCGCGCGCTGGCACCCTTGATGCTCGGAGTGCTGTGGCAGCCGGGCACCGGCTACACGCTTGGCCTTTGGATGCTGCTGGCGGCCAGCGTTGTTGCGGTGCTGGCGCTGGTCGGCGCGCAGCGCTGGCGCCGGGTGCCGGGCGCTCCTACTTGA
- a CDS encoding YifB family Mg chelatase-like AAA ATPase has translation MSLSLVQSRALLGLEAASVTVEVHLANGLPSFTLVGLAETEVKEARERVRSAIQNAGLEFPNNKRITVNLAPADLPKDSGRFDLPIALGILAASGQIQSAGLAGHEFAGELSLSGELRPVRGALAMALALHTRGIATRLVLPTESAREAALVPGGEVYGARHLLDVVQRFMPEGAAAQQADPAEPPGADGWARIHAAAAGAAPLYADLADVKGHASAKRALEIAAAGGHSLLMVGEPGSGKSMLAQRFAGLLPPMSIDEALETAAVASLGGSFSTERWMSRPTSSPHHTSSAVALVGGGSPPRPGEISQAHHGVLFLDEFPEFARSALEALREPLETGTITIARAARRAEFPARFQLIAAMNPCPCGYQGSALKACRCTPDQVSRYQSKLSGPLLDRIDLHIEVPAVSAQQLLGAPAGEATGSIRARVVAARNLALQRQGGPNQALQAGAIDQHAALDEAARKFMVNAAAKLGWSARSTHRALKVARTVADLAGAESVQAVHVAEAVQYRRGLRN, from the coding sequence ATGAGCTTGTCTTTGGTGCAAAGCCGCGCTTTGCTTGGGCTGGAAGCGGCCAGTGTCACGGTCGAGGTGCATCTGGCGAACGGCCTGCCCAGTTTTACGCTGGTCGGACTGGCCGAAACCGAAGTCAAGGAAGCACGCGAACGCGTGCGTTCGGCCATCCAGAACGCTGGCCTCGAGTTTCCAAATAACAAACGGATCACAGTCAACCTGGCGCCGGCAGACCTGCCCAAGGACTCCGGCCGGTTCGATCTGCCGATTGCGCTCGGCATCCTGGCTGCCAGCGGGCAAATACAGTCCGCCGGCCTGGCAGGGCACGAGTTTGCCGGCGAGCTTTCCCTTTCAGGCGAGCTTCGGCCCGTGCGCGGCGCGCTGGCCATGGCGCTTGCGCTGCACACCCGCGGCATCGCGACACGCCTGGTTTTGCCTACCGAAAGCGCCAGGGAAGCCGCGCTGGTGCCCGGCGGCGAGGTGTACGGCGCCAGGCACCTGCTGGACGTGGTGCAGCGCTTCATGCCCGAAGGCGCCGCCGCGCAGCAGGCCGACCCAGCCGAGCCGCCCGGCGCGGATGGCTGGGCCCGCATCCACGCCGCGGCGGCCGGGGCCGCGCCCCTGTATGCCGACCTGGCGGATGTGAAAGGCCATGCGAGCGCCAAGCGTGCGCTCGAAATCGCCGCCGCCGGCGGGCACAGCCTGCTGATGGTCGGCGAGCCGGGCTCGGGCAAGTCGATGCTGGCGCAGCGCTTTGCCGGCCTGCTGCCGCCGATGAGCATCGACGAGGCGCTGGAGACCGCGGCGGTCGCCAGCCTGGGCGGCAGCTTCTCGACCGAGCGTTGGATGAGCCGGCCGACTTCTTCGCCGCACCACACGTCCAGCGCCGTGGCGCTGGTGGGCGGCGGCTCCCCTCCGCGGCCGGGCGAAATCTCGCAGGCGCACCACGGCGTGCTCTTTCTCGACGAATTTCCGGAGTTCGCAAGGTCCGCCCTCGAGGCGCTGCGCGAGCCGCTCGAAACCGGCACCATCACCATCGCGCGGGCCGCCAGGCGCGCCGAGTTTCCCGCGCGCTTCCAGCTCATTGCGGCCATGAACCCCTGCCCTTGCGGCTACCAGGGCTCGGCGTTGAAGGCCTGCCGCTGCACGCCCGACCAGGTCTCCCGCTACCAGAGCAAGCTCAGCGGCCCGCTGCTCGACCGCATCGACCTGCACATCGAAGTACCCGCGGTGTCGGCGCAGCAGCTGCTCGGTGCGCCGGCCGGCGAGGCGACCGGCAGCATCCGCGCCCGCGTGGTCGCCGCGCGCAACCTGGCGCTGCAGCGCCAGGGCGGCCCCAACCAGGCACTGCAGGCCGGCGCCATCGACCAGCATGCCGCATTGGACGAGGCTGCGCGCAAGTTCATGGTCAACGCCGCAGCCAAGCTCGGCTGGTCGGCGCGCAGCACGCATCGCGCCCTCAAGGTGGCGCGCACGGTGGCCGACCTGGCCGGCGCCGAATCGGTGCAGGCCGTGCATGTGGCGGAGGCGGTGCAGTACCGTCGGGGTTTGCGAAACTGA
- a CDS encoding TorF family putative porin translates to MMHRKFAQAVAVAGLAALPMLASAQLSGNVALTSNYKFRGQDQDMIGNNDYAKTKGFKPAIQGGFDYAFGESGFYVGNWNSSVNWLQGNSIESDLYGGYKFKAGPFDLDVGALTYIYPGNSIGNTTELYGAGTWADEAIGSFTLKYSHTVSKDYFGYAGYKSGSGLKGRNTGYLNLAYSKEIVPKLTLKAAVGYTHMSSDIRSLGYKSYVDYNVGVSYDFGNGLALAGSVQGANKKSSYLALSNPGVDLGFGPIGEQYYSPNKARFIVTLSKTL, encoded by the coding sequence ATGATGCACCGTAAATTCGCCCAGGCAGTGGCCGTGGCCGGTCTTGCAGCCCTGCCGATGCTGGCGAGCGCCCAGCTCTCGGGGAATGTGGCCCTGACCAGCAACTACAAGTTCCGCGGCCAGGACCAGGACATGATCGGGAACAACGACTACGCCAAGACCAAGGGCTTCAAGCCCGCCATCCAGGGCGGCTTCGACTACGCCTTCGGCGAAAGCGGCTTCTATGTGGGCAACTGGAACTCCAGCGTCAACTGGCTCCAGGGCAACAGCATCGAGAGCGACCTCTACGGCGGCTACAAGTTCAAGGCCGGCCCGTTCGACCTGGACGTGGGCGCGCTGACCTACATCTACCCGGGCAACTCCATCGGCAACACCACCGAGCTGTACGGCGCGGGCACCTGGGCCGACGAAGCCATCGGCTCGTTCACCCTGAAGTACTCGCACACGGTTTCCAAGGACTACTTCGGCTACGCCGGCTACAAGTCGGGCTCGGGCCTGAAGGGCCGCAACACCGGCTACCTGAACCTGGCCTACAGCAAGGAGATCGTGCCCAAGCTCACGCTGAAGGCGGCCGTGGGCTACACGCACATGTCCAGCGACATCCGCAGCCTGGGCTACAAGAGCTACGTGGACTACAACGTGGGCGTGTCGTATGACTTCGGCAACGGCCTGGCACTGGCCGGCTCGGTGCAGGGCGCCAACAAGAAGAGCTCTTACCTCGCGCTGAGCAACCCGGGCGTGGACCTCGGCTTCGGCCCGATCGGCGAGCAGTACTACTCGCCCAACAAGGCGCGCTTCATCGTTACGCTCAGCAAGACGCTGTAA
- the glnK gene encoding P-II family nitrogen regulator, with amino-acid sequence MKLVTAIIKPFKLDEVREALSAIGVQGITVTEVKGFGRQKGHTELYRGAEYVVDFLPKVKIEAAVSDDLVDRVIEAVEGAARTGKIGDGKIFVYNLEQVVRIRTGETGREAL; translated from the coding sequence ATGAAGCTGGTCACAGCCATCATCAAACCGTTCAAGCTCGACGAAGTGCGTGAAGCACTGTCGGCCATCGGCGTGCAGGGCATCACGGTCACGGAGGTCAAGGGTTTCGGTCGCCAGAAGGGCCACACCGAGCTGTACCGCGGCGCCGAATACGTTGTCGACTTCCTGCCCAAGGTCAAGATCGAAGCGGCGGTGTCCGACGACCTCGTCGACCGCGTGATCGAAGCCGTCGAAGGCGCTGCCCGCACCGGCAAGATCGGTGACGGCAAGATTTTTGTCTACAACCTCGAGCAGGTCGTTCGCATCCGCACCGGTGAAACCGGCCGAGAAGCCCTCTGA
- a CDS encoding ammonium transporter, which translates to MKKLLVSLALGLSVLAAGTASFAQAPAAEAPAATAPAATAPAPAAAPAAAAPAAAPAAAAEAAPAAAPAPSFNKGDTSWMMLSTLLVIMMTIPGLALFYGGLVRSKNMLSVLMQVMVTFSLIVVLWLIYGYSLAFTEGNAFIGGFDRLFMKGVFDPATGVFAPGATFSKGVYIPELLFAAFQATFAGITCCLIVGAFAERAKFSAVLLFMVIWFTFSYAPLAHMVWFWLGPDAYTAASVVDANNAKAGLIWQWGALDFAGGTVVHINAAVAGLVGAYVIGKRVGYGKEAFTPHSLTLTMVGASLLWVGWFGFNAGSALEAGTSAVLAFMNTFTATAAAVLAWCIGEALMRGKASMLGAASGAVAGLVAITPAAGNVGLMGAIIIGFIAGFACLWGVNGLKKLLGADDSLDVFGVHGVGGIVGALLTGVFNTQALGGPGLVGDWVTASVVSNGIGAQVWIQLKGVLLTIVWSGVVAFIAFKIADLTIGLRVSEEEEREGLDISSHGETAYNR; encoded by the coding sequence ATGAAAAAACTGCTTGTTTCTCTTGCGCTCGGCTTGAGCGTGCTCGCTGCCGGCACCGCCTCCTTCGCACAGGCGCCGGCGGCTGAAGCGCCGGCTGCCACGGCACCGGCTGCAACCGCCCCGGCTCCCGCTGCAGCCCCCGCGGCCGCGGCACCTGCCGCCGCGCCCGCTGCTGCGGCCGAAGCAGCGCCTGCCGCGGCTCCCGCCCCTTCGTTCAACAAGGGTGACACCAGCTGGATGATGCTGTCCACGCTGCTCGTCATCATGATGACCATTCCTGGCCTGGCCCTGTTCTACGGCGGCCTGGTGCGCAGCAAGAACATGCTGTCGGTGCTGATGCAGGTGATGGTCACCTTCTCGCTGATCGTCGTGCTGTGGCTCATCTATGGCTACAGCCTCGCGTTCACCGAGGGGAATGCCTTCATCGGCGGCTTCGACCGGCTCTTCATGAAGGGCGTGTTCGATCCGGCCACCGGCGTGTTCGCACCGGGCGCCACCTTCAGCAAGGGTGTGTATATCCCCGAGCTGCTGTTCGCCGCCTTCCAGGCTACGTTCGCCGGCATCACCTGCTGCCTGATCGTGGGTGCCTTCGCAGAGCGCGCCAAGTTCTCGGCCGTGCTGCTGTTCATGGTGATCTGGTTCACCTTCAGCTATGCGCCGCTGGCCCACATGGTCTGGTTCTGGCTCGGCCCTGACGCCTACACCGCCGCCAGCGTGGTGGATGCCAACAACGCCAAGGCCGGCCTGATCTGGCAATGGGGCGCGCTCGACTTCGCGGGCGGCACCGTGGTGCACATCAATGCAGCCGTTGCAGGCCTGGTTGGCGCCTATGTCATCGGCAAGCGCGTCGGCTACGGCAAGGAAGCCTTCACGCCGCACTCGCTCACGCTCACCATGGTCGGCGCCTCGCTGCTGTGGGTCGGCTGGTTCGGCTTCAACGCAGGTTCGGCCCTCGAAGCCGGCACCAGCGCCGTGCTCGCCTTCATGAACACCTTCACCGCCACGGCAGCCGCCGTGCTCGCATGGTGCATCGGTGAAGCGCTGATGCGCGGCAAGGCCTCGATGCTGGGCGCCGCTTCGGGCGCCGTTGCAGGCCTGGTGGCCATCACCCCGGCCGCCGGCAACGTCGGCCTGATGGGCGCCATCATCATCGGCTTCATCGCCGGCTTCGCCTGCCTCTGGGGCGTCAACGGCCTCAAGAAGCTGCTCGGCGCGGACGACTCGCTCGACGTGTTCGGCGTACACGGTGTCGGCGGTATCGTCGGCGCGCTGCTCACCGGCGTGTTCAACACCCAGGCTCTCGGCGGCCCCGGCCTCGTGGGCGACTGGGTCACGGCCAGCGTGGTGTCCAACGGCATCGGCGCACAGGTCTGGATCCAGCTCAAGGGCGTTCTGCTGACCATCGTCTGGTCGGGCGTGGTGGCGTTCATCGCCTTCAAGATTGCCGACCTCACCATCGGCCTGCGTGTGTCGGAAGAAGAAGAGCGCGAAGGCCTCGACATCTCCTCGCACGGCGAGACCGCATACAACAGGTAA
- a CDS encoding SMP-30/gluconolactonase/LRE family protein yields the protein MWTTLEDSLCELGESPFWHPHERSLYWLDIPGRAVLRTRGEIGTPGAKVERWALATEPGCMAPARSGGLVIALRDGIYRAREWGGELIAVARVEHDARAMRFNDGKCDALGRFWAGSLNEAKDKANAALYCFDARTDTGVSPTLTQMANESTTGNGLAFSPDARTLYWADTAAHVVCAWDWDSEANSLSRARVFHQFEPKPQGWTPDSPVRYEGRPDGATVDADGHYWVAMFEGAQLLRFAPSGEIVASVAVPVQCPTMPCFGGDDLKTLFVTSGRKGRPAAEIERLPASGTVISMRVDVPGLPVSFFED from the coding sequence ATGTGGACCACCCTCGAAGACAGCCTTTGCGAGCTCGGCGAATCGCCGTTCTGGCACCCGCACGAACGCTCGCTTTATTGGCTCGACATTCCGGGGCGGGCGGTGCTGCGCACGCGCGGGGAAATCGGCACGCCTGGCGCCAAGGTGGAGCGCTGGGCCCTGGCTACGGAGCCCGGCTGCATGGCTCCGGCGCGAAGCGGCGGGCTGGTGATCGCGCTGCGCGACGGCATCTACCGGGCGCGCGAATGGGGCGGTGAACTGATTGCGGTTGCGCGCGTGGAGCACGACGCTCGCGCCATGCGCTTCAACGACGGCAAATGCGATGCGCTGGGCCGCTTCTGGGCCGGCTCGCTCAATGAGGCCAAGGACAAGGCCAATGCCGCGCTCTATTGCTTCGATGCCCGCACCGACACCGGTGTGTCGCCCACGTTGACGCAAATGGCCAACGAGTCCACCACCGGCAACGGGCTCGCGTTCTCGCCCGATGCCCGCACGCTCTACTGGGCCGACACCGCCGCGCACGTGGTGTGTGCGTGGGACTGGGACTCCGAGGCCAATTCGCTTTCACGTGCGCGCGTGTTCCATCAGTTCGAGCCCAAGCCCCAGGGCTGGACCCCTGACTCACCGGTGCGCTACGAAGGCCGCCCGGATGGGGCGACAGTCGATGCCGACGGCCACTATTGGGTTGCGATGTTTGAAGGTGCGCAACTGCTGCGCTTCGCACCGTCCGGCGAAATCGTGGCGTCTGTCGCTGTTCCCGTTCAGTGCCCAACCATGCCCTGTTTTGGCGGCGACGATCTGAAGACGCTTTTCGTCACCAGCGGGCGCAAGGGCCGGCCCGCTGCAGAGATCGAGCGTCTGCCGGCATCGGGCACAGTGATCTCCATGCGCGTCGATGTGCCCGGGTTGCCTGTCAGCTTCTTCGAGGACTGA
- a CDS encoding LysR substrate-binding domain-containing protein encodes MALQHIPPIQCLLTFEAVARLRNAGRAADELCVTPSAVSHRIRQLESHVGFKLFGRSDFSLTADGAAYLANVRTGLAALQAMSTGNAAQQRATRLRIAVTPTFSRQFLMPRLELFRNIYPDIELVLQVSIPLLDVTAEQADLEVRYGTGAYADCEHRLLLEEEVVPACSPSFLNEFGPFNGFRTAAEIASARLIRSPLEPWGTWFASCGIDQPEPHVGSQFNDLGLVYDAAASGFGVALVRLKMGAAWFESGRLVPLSDRPVPSPHRHTICWQPGTLDRWECAAFADWLAQSLH; translated from the coding sequence GTGGCCCTCCAGCACATCCCACCCATCCAGTGCCTGCTGACCTTCGAAGCCGTGGCCAGGCTGCGAAACGCCGGAAGAGCTGCAGACGAACTGTGCGTCACGCCCAGCGCCGTGAGCCATCGCATCCGGCAACTCGAATCCCACGTGGGCTTCAAGCTCTTCGGTCGCAGCGACTTCAGCCTTACGGCCGACGGCGCTGCCTACCTTGCCAACGTGCGTACCGGCCTTGCGGCGCTGCAAGCCATGTCCACCGGCAATGCGGCGCAGCAGCGCGCCACCCGTCTGCGCATTGCCGTCACGCCCACCTTCAGCCGCCAGTTCCTCATGCCGCGGCTCGAACTGTTCCGCAACATCTATCCGGACATCGAGCTCGTGCTGCAGGTGTCCATTCCGCTGCTCGACGTGACCGCAGAGCAGGCCGATCTTGAAGTGCGCTACGGCACCGGTGCATACGCCGACTGCGAACACCGGCTCTTGCTCGAAGAAGAAGTGGTGCCCGCCTGCAGCCCGAGTTTCCTCAACGAGTTTGGCCCGTTCAACGGCTTTCGTACCGCGGCCGAAATTGCCAGCGCCCGGCTCATTCGCAGCCCGCTCGAGCCCTGGGGAACCTGGTTCGCGAGCTGCGGCATCGACCAGCCCGAACCGCACGTCGGCTCGCAATTCAACGACCTAGGCTTGGTCTACGACGCGGCCGCCAGCGGCTTTGGCGTGGCACTCGTGCGACTGAAGATGGGCGCCGCATGGTTCGAGTCGGGCCGGCTGGTGCCGCTTTCCGACCGGCCCGTGCCTTCGCCGCACCGCCATACCATCTGCTGGCAGCCCGGCACGCTCGATCGCTGGGAATGCGCCGCCTTTGCCGACTGGCTGGCGCAGAGCCTGCACTGA